The genomic region AGCCGTCGGCGATCTCGGCCGTCATCGCGACGTTCTTCTCGCCCAGGGAGGCCAGGTAGATCGGGATGTCGGGGCGCCGGGGGTGGTTGATGAGCTTGAGCGGCTTGCCCAGGCCGGTGCCGCTCTCCGGCGGCAGGGGGAGCTGGAAGACGGAGCCGTCGTGGGTGAGGCGGTCCTCGCGGGCCCAGATCCGGCGGCAGATCTCGACGGTCTCGCGGGTGCGCGCCAGGGGCTTGGTGTAGGGCACGCCGTGCCAGCCCTCGATGACCTGCGGCCCGCTGGCCCCCAGGCCGAGGATCGCGCGCCCGTCGGAGAGGTCGTCCAGTCCCGCCGCGGTCATCGCGATCAGGCTGGGGGTGCGGCTGTACAGGGGCAGGATGGCCGAGCCGATGGCCACCGTCTCGGTGCGTGCGGCGATGTAGCCCATCAGGGTGGGGCTGTCGAAGCCGTAGACCTCCGCGACCCACACGGTGTCGAGTCCGGCCTTCTCCAGCTCGGCGACCAGATCGACGGCGGCCTTGGGCTCGCCCGCGTACTGGAGCGGCATCGAGATGCGCATGTGTCCTCCCGGAGGGCCGGACCCCGGCCCGTGTCGGTGCTCGGTACGGTGCGACTCTACTCCCGAGTACCGTTCGGGTTGTCGTCCGCCTCACACTCCGGCACGGGTCCGGGGCACGGGTCCGCAGCAGCACTTCCGCGGCACGGGTCCGCGGGCCGGTCGACGGCACCGGCCCGCGCACACGGCACCGGCCCGCGCACACGGCACCGCCGGCCGGGACGGACCCGACCGGCGGTGCGGTGGTGACGCGGCGGTGCGGCCGGATCGGCCGCGCCCGGATCAGGCGGTGTAGGAGTGGCGCTCCTCGGGGAAGGCGCCCTGCACGACGTCGTCGGCGAAGCTCGACGCGGCCTCGCGCAGCGTCTCGTTGAGGTTGGCGTAGGCCTTGACGAACTTGGCCACCTTGGGGCTGAGCCCCGCCATGTCCTGCCACACCAGCACCTGGGCGTCCGTGGACGGGCCCGCGCCGATACCGATCGTCGGGATGGACAGCTGCTCGGTGACCTCGGCCGCCAGCTCGGAGGGCACGCACTCCAGCACGAGCGAGAACGCGCCCGCGCGCTCCAGCTCCTTGGCGTCCTTGAGCAGGTCGGCCGCGGCCTCGCCGCGGCCCTGGACCCGGTAGCCGCCCAGCGTGTTGACCGACTGCGGGGTCAGGCCGACGTGCCCCATGACCGGGATCCCGGCCGAGACCAGCAGTTCGACCTGGTGGGCCACCGTGTGGCCGCCCTCCAGCTTGACCGCCTGGGCGCGGCCCTCCTTCATGAAGCGGCTGGCCGCCTCCAGGGCCTGCTGGGGCGAGCCCTGGTAGGAACCGAACGGCAGGTCCGCCACGACGAGCGCCCGCTGGGTGGAGCGCGCGACGGCGGCCGTCAGGGGGACGAGCTCGTCCATGGTGACGGGAACGGTGGTGTCGTAGCCGTAGACGACGTTGGCCGCGGAGTCGCCGACGAGCAGGACGGGGATGCCCGCCTCGTCGAAGACCCGGGCGGTGAGGGCGTCGTAGGCGGTGAGCATCGGCCAGCGCTCGCCGCGCCGCTTGGCGGCGGCCAGGTCGCGGACCGTGACGCGTCGGGAGGTCACTCCGCCGTACAGGGTGTTCCCGCCGGTGGAAGCCTTGGCTGTGGTGTTCATGTGTGCGTTCCTCCGTTGTCTCGAAGCACCTCGGGGGTGTCTCCGGACGTATGGACGAGTTGTCGCGCTGGGCGCGAGGGGCCCTCGGGGGCCAAGGGTGTGCGGCGCGCCGCACGACAGCATCATCGCACGGCGTCCCGACGCCGAATTCCTTGGGATACAACCCGTTTGCGCGGGCGCGGCATTCCCGATAGCCCTGAGTGTCACGGGGCGCGGAGTCCCAGCTCACATCGGAGGTGTCCGTGGATCGGCAGACGGCGTATCGGCGCAGGTGGGGCGGACTGGCGGTGCTCATCATCTGCTTGTTGGTGATCGTCGCCGACAACACGATCCTCAACGTGGCCCTGAGGGTGCTCTCCGACCCCGAACTCGGCCTGGGGGCGAGCCAGTCCCAGCTGGCCTGGGCGATCAACTCCTACACCCTCGTGTTCGCGGGACTGCTGTTCACGTTCGGCGTGCTGGGGGACCGGTGGGGGCGCAGACGCCTGTTG from Nocardiopsis aegyptia harbors:
- a CDS encoding LLM class F420-dependent oxidoreductase, with the protein product MRISMPLQYAGEPKAAVDLVAELEKAGLDTVWVAEVYGFDSPTLMGYIAARTETVAIGSAILPLYSRTPSLIAMTAAGLDDLSDGRAILGLGASGPQVIEGWHGVPYTKPLARTRETVEICRRIWAREDRLTHDGSVFQLPLPPESGTGLGKPLKLINHPRRPDIPIYLASLGEKNVAMTAEIADGWLPHLFIPEKAESVWGASLAAGRAKRDPALGELEISAGGLLAIGEGEDTKKLLDFVRPMIALYVGGMGAKGKNFYNTVARRYGYEEAAEKIQDLYLEGRKEEAAAAVPEEFVELTNMVGPESYVRERVEAFRAAGVTQLNVTPVGDNPAELVEKVKGWIS
- the panB gene encoding 3-methyl-2-oxobutanoate hydroxymethyltransferase, whose product is MNTTAKASTGGNTLYGGVTSRRVTVRDLAAAKRRGERWPMLTAYDALTARVFDEAGIPVLLVGDSAANVVYGYDTTVPVTMDELVPLTAAVARSTQRALVVADLPFGSYQGSPQQALEAASRFMKEGRAQAVKLEGGHTVAHQVELLVSAGIPVMGHVGLTPQSVNTLGGYRVQGRGEAAADLLKDAKELERAGAFSLVLECVPSELAAEVTEQLSIPTIGIGAGPSTDAQVLVWQDMAGLSPKVAKFVKAYANLNETLREAASSFADDVVQGAFPEERHSYTA